In the genome of Anabaena cylindrica PCC 7122, the window AGATATGGAAATGCGCTTTGCAGCCACAGCCAGAAACGGCGACACCGTACAAACTGGTAGAGAAACCATTGGTTCTCGCAAAGCCTATCAAGATCTAACAGATTTAGATGCCCAAGTCAAAAGCGCCGCCGAAAGAGCAGTTACAGCCTTATCCTTACCACCAGTCAAAGGTAATACTTATACCGTAGTTATTGACCCCATACTCACTGGTTTATTTGTCCATGAAGCTTTTGGTCATCTTTCCGAAGCTGATATGGCCTACGAAAACCCTGATTTGCTGGAAGTTATGACCCTGGGAAGGCGTTTTGGTTCAGAAGAACTGCAAATTTTTGATGGTGCAGCCCCAGCAGGTCATCGCGGTAGTTATTATTACGATGATGAAGGCACACCTGCCACAACCACGCAATTAATCAAAGATGGCGTTTTGGTTGGGCGTTTGCATTCTCGTGAAACTGCCGGCAAATTAGAAGAAGCACCCACAGGTAATGCCCGTTGTCTCGATTATCACTTTTCGCCCATTGTGCGAATGACAAATACCTGGATTGAAAGAGGTAATACCCCCGTCGCCGACTTATTTACTGATATTAAAGAAGGAGTATATGCCCGCAATTGGTTAGGTGGCATGACAAACGGGGAAATGTTCACCTTCAGCGCAGGTGAAGCCTGGATGATCAGAAATGGCAAAATTGCCGAACCCGTGAAAGATGTCACCCTA includes:
- a CDS encoding TldD/PmbA family protein — its product is MPNLLADVQNLLSELIACYSSRVDYLMIRLEEAEGTDILLRGDKVETLSEGISIGGHIRACYKGGWGLSSFNQLATIKERIEEAIAAARIVGDEETILAPIDPIQAICELPLTGIDPRRISLKQKKQLCDRYTQLLKSVDSRITTTSVRYGDSAQRVIIATSEGTLIEQSWVDMEMRFAATARNGDTVQTGRETIGSRKAYQDLTDLDAQVKSAAERAVTALSLPPVKGNTYTVVIDPILTGLFVHEAFGHLSEADMAYENPDLLEVMTLGRRFGSEELQIFDGAAPAGHRGSYYYDDEGTPATTTQLIKDGVLVGRLHSRETAGKLEEAPTGNARCLDYHFSPIVRMTNTWIERGNTPVADLFTDIKEGVYARNWLGGMTNGEMFTFSAGEAWMIRNGKIAEPVKDVTLSGNVFQTLADIEGIGDDFYWDESGGCGKGGQNGLPVGCGGPSLRIKDVVVGGESSD